A window from Triticum aestivum cultivar Chinese Spring chromosome 6D, IWGSC CS RefSeq v2.1, whole genome shotgun sequence encodes these proteins:
- the LOC123140656 gene encoding uncharacterized protein isoform X1: MKGMQAISVTLFMSFLVLLTRGKDVQYRRQEEDNTQILTYHRVNKTIVMKDGDVYDCIDVNEQSAFRHPLLKDHKVQMQPNSFPVWMDIQTLPSDEPSIIECPTGTIPIMRTNGSGTIAAHSYDGQLESAGLIYQGDVYGVRGVLNVWEPKVNKYSKDSSAMCVEMKSGGEQHIDRIGAGVRVFPTLSGDTFVRFHISWYDGLYKKSCIDFSCPGFVQVSHRVGLGARMRPPSVYHGKQTVIHIQIFKDPVPKNWWLTYEHVAIGYWPSALFEFLRNKGDAAFWGGIVEGPTASSNSPQMGSGHFASEGYGGAAFVKNIQIANNEKGYFDTPNKSQVRPESSDKSKYTVERFEYSKYVGMRIFYGGLGSYKAY; encoded by the exons ATGAAAGGAATGCAAGCCATTAGTGTGACTCTTTTCATGTCATTTCTAGTTCTGTTGACCAGAGGAAAAGATGTGCAATATAGAAGGCAAGAGGAAGACAATACCCAGATTCTCACTTATCACCGAGTTAATAAAACCATTGTG ATGAAAGATGGAGATGTCTATGACTGCATTGATGTGAATGAGCAATCGGCTTTCAGGCACCCATTATTGAAAGACCACAAAGTCCAG ATGCAACCAAATTCTTTCCCTGTTTGGATGGATATCCAAACATTGCCTTCAGATGAACCATCTATCATTGAGTGCCCAACGGGAACAATTCCAATAATGCGTACTAATGGAAGTGGCACCATAGCAGCACATAGTTATGATGGGCAATTGGAG TCAGCGGGACTCATATACCAGGGTGATGTATATGGGGTGCGTGGTGTATTAAATGTTTGGGAGCCAAAGGTGAATAAATATAGTAAGGATTCTAGTGCAATGTGTGTAGAAATGAAAAGTGGAGGAGAACAACATATTGACAGAATTGGTGCTGGTGTTCGGGTCTTTCCAACATTGAGTGGCGATACTTTTGTTAGATTTCATATTTCTTGG TATGATGGCCTATACAAAAAGTCATGCATTGACTTCAGTTGTCCTGGTTTTGTGCAAGTTAGCCATAGAGTTGGTCTTGGAGCAAGAATGCGACCACCCTCTGTTTATCATGGAAAGCAGACAGTAATACACATTCAAATTTTCAAG GACCCTGTGCCTAAGAACTGGTGGTTGACTTATGAGCACGTAGCAATTGGATATTGGCCAAGTGCATTATTCGAATTCCTTAGGAACAAAGGTGATGCAGCATTCTGGGGTGGGATTGTTGAGGGGCCGACTGCCTCGTCAAACTCTCCACAAATGGGCAGTGGACATTTTGCTTCGGAGGGATACGGAGGAGCGGCTTTCGTAAAAAATATCCAGATTGCGAATAATGAGAAGGGCTATTTTGACACTCCAAATAAGTCTCAAGTGCGGCCTGAATCAAGCGATAAATCCAAATATACCGTGGAAAGATTTGAATATAGTAAATATGTAGGTATGCGTATCTTCTATGGTGGATTAGGGTCTTACAAGGCCTACTGA
- the LOC123140656 gene encoding uncharacterized protein isoform X2 translates to MQAISVTLFMSFLVLLTRGKDVQYRRQEEDNTQILTYHRVNKTIVMKDGDVYDCIDVNEQSAFRHPLLKDHKVQMQPNSFPVWMDIQTLPSDEPSIIECPTGTIPIMRTNGSGTIAAHSYDGQLEYDGLYKKSCIDFSCPGFVQVSHRVGLGARMRPPSVYHGKQTVIHIQIFKDPVPKNWWLTYEHVAIGYWPSALFEFLRNKGDAAFWGGIVEGPTASSNSPQMGSGHFASEGYGGAAFVKNIQIANNEKGYFDTPNKSQVRPESSDKSKYTVERFEYSKYVGMRIFYGGLGSYKAY, encoded by the exons ATGCAAGCCATTAGTGTGACTCTTTTCATGTCATTTCTAGTTCTGTTGACCAGAGGAAAAGATGTGCAATATAGAAGGCAAGAGGAAGACAATACCCAGATTCTCACTTATCACCGAGTTAATAAAACCATTGTG ATGAAAGATGGAGATGTCTATGACTGCATTGATGTGAATGAGCAATCGGCTTTCAGGCACCCATTATTGAAAGACCACAAAGTCCAG ATGCAACCAAATTCTTTCCCTGTTTGGATGGATATCCAAACATTGCCTTCAGATGAACCATCTATCATTGAGTGCCCAACGGGAACAATTCCAATAATGCGTACTAATGGAAGTGGCACCATAGCAGCACATAGTTATGATGGGCAATTGGAG TATGATGGCCTATACAAAAAGTCATGCATTGACTTCAGTTGTCCTGGTTTTGTGCAAGTTAGCCATAGAGTTGGTCTTGGAGCAAGAATGCGACCACCCTCTGTTTATCATGGAAAGCAGACAGTAATACACATTCAAATTTTCAAG GACCCTGTGCCTAAGAACTGGTGGTTGACTTATGAGCACGTAGCAATTGGATATTGGCCAAGTGCATTATTCGAATTCCTTAGGAACAAAGGTGATGCAGCATTCTGGGGTGGGATTGTTGAGGGGCCGACTGCCTCGTCAAACTCTCCACAAATGGGCAGTGGACATTTTGCTTCGGAGGGATACGGAGGAGCGGCTTTCGTAAAAAATATCCAGATTGCGAATAATGAGAAGGGCTATTTTGACACTCCAAATAAGTCTCAAGTGCGGCCTGAATCAAGCGATAAATCCAAATATACCGTGGAAAGATTTGAATATAGTAAATATGTAGGTATGCGTATCTTCTATGGTGGATTAGGGTCTTACAAGGCCTACTGA